The Pagrus major chromosome 5, Pma_NU_1.0 genomic sequence CGAGAGCACGGTAAACAGACAGCTTCACACATACTACATGTTTGAACACCCAACACGCAAATGTCCTAGTGCAGaaacatgcacgcacgcacacaaacacacaaacacttttcagCAGCTCAGGCAGACAAAACAGTAAACAGATCTCTATCTATACACACTTTCACAATATCCTATGCATATTATTATGCATGCCACATTCGCTCATGAACGCGGGAAAAAACACTCTATAACTACGTAGACAACCACTATCTCCATGGCTCAACAATAAGAACTGGTCCAGGGCAACTAAAATGCCACATCAGGCTAGTAGATATAGTGACTCACttagtggggaaaaaaataattaaacacataATTTCTGTGCTGATGATGTGAGTAGATAAGAAATGAGCCAATCTCACTTCCGTATCACCTCTGTTGAGAGTTGAACATGTGCAGTACCAATTAGGTGCTTGTGACAAAATGGCGGTGGGTGTAGAGATTTATGAGGAAACAGGAGTTCATTCATTTGCTTAAATAAAGATTGAACATGACAATTACGTTGTGTTCAATCTTTGTCAAATAGCAGTCTTTGTTGCTATTTGACAACCGTTTACAAAATAATTTGTATAGTAGAAAGTAAAAATGAACATTCGGCAAGTAGAGCTTGACTAGAGTGGTGAAAAAAGTGACAAGTGTATgttgcctttgtttgttttcaaagaaATGATGAAGTATTAATGTTAAGGAAAAGACCGATTATCGGTCTGGCCAATATTGAGCATTTCCCTGATTATCGGtacctgtgttttttgtgtcagaTTGACGATAAAATacattaacttaaaaaaacaaaactttggctcattgtttctctgtctgcagtCAACACTGTCTGGTCTCACTCACAACCCACTCATAACATTATCTGAatctgaataatctgaatctgcataGTAACCagtaaataaaatgatcaaataaatgtggtggagtagaagtatacagcagcagaaaatggaaattctTAAGTAAagaacctcaaaattgtactttagtaGAGTATTTGAGTACTAGAGTACATTGTAATTAGTTACATCACTGGTTTATCTAAATTTTGAGATTAAGATCTTTATTTTTAGTGCAAATGTACATTGGTTCCAAAAATCAGTTATCAGCCTCCTTGATTATTACTGTAATAAttgtatcggtatcggccctgaaaaaaacatattggtcGATCATTAATTAATATCCATTCACTGTCTTACAGCAGATACAGTGCCCATCATTTTCAATGTCTTAATGATTGAACTTGCAttatgatatacagtataaactgaTTATGTCTGTTAAAATGGCACTCTCAGTGAGAAGGTTCTCCTataatacatacattcatacagtagtatttgttagttggtttgttAGTCAGTCTCTTTTCTTAAACATCGAGGTTAAGtaacttatatatatatgtggGTTGTGACATCAATGTCCAGTACAATGAAAATGAGTCATGTTCTGTTGATGGCGATGTATATTACATTGAAAGTGGTTATACTGCTAGGTGACACTGACAATACtctattttcatgttattatatattgACCTTGTGGGGTTATAGTGGCCAATCCAGGTATTTTTCAACAATGCAGTACatttcatttgttaaaaaaaaaaaaaaaagttgaaattgcAGTATCTACACTTATCAGCATTGTAAGTTTAGTTAAAAGTGCAATCTGTacttcaaaaataaaactaaatggtTGGCATGCAACCAAAATGAAAGGATTCTTAAGTCTGAAATTGACATAGATGCTGTTAAACCCACAGGACTCTTAACAACAATTAAATAATAAGTTAGTGGTTTCTGATGCTGTTCaaagtttgtttacatcagttatttgtgtaaatacacaaacaaaacagctaaataatatcaattattatttattcacaaaAGCACAGTatgttgatttttgatttttaagaCAGAAACTAAACTTTGGATTTTGATTTTGCCTTTCATGTGAGATTTacgtgataaaaaaaatatgatcgGACCTTAAAACATCTAgacagatcagatcagatcagatctgtCTCTGCATGGataaatgtgcatttatttCTATTGCCATTTTGCTCCTTTCCTCTCACAGGGCACCATGTGGTGGTTGATCATTAATTCATCCCCTCCTTCAGCCTCCCTCCTTGCAgtccttcttcttccctctggAAAATATACTCCTTCCCTGAGTTTCTCTCATTCCCACTCTTCCACGTCCCTTCATCTTTGCGGTAGCCCACTACCATCCACCTCTGCATGGCATCCATGTCTCTGAAACTGTCCTGTGGGCTGGACTGCAGGTTCATGTCAATACAttagtttttaattaatgaatgaCAGGCTATATTTTACTGTAGTCATACCCTCAGTGCAGCTCGACAAACAGTCCTTTCAAATCCTTCACTTTACCCTCTCGATCTCAACCCTCCACCTTCAGGCTGTTGCAAAAAGCTCAAAAAATTGTATTAAGTAGAGGGCAATAGTGTGTCACTGAACTTGATGCAACAGCTATTAAACTCAGCACAAAGAACAGGAAAAGACCCTTGTCAATAGCTTTTTTATAAGTTGTTTTCACTGTTCTCTTGAACATGTGTACTGTCCATGAGCCTCCAACTCAGCATCCACTCGGTAAACTAATGAAATCCAATACAACAGCTCTGAAGGTTATTATAGTTTTTGCTGAAATGGATTATGAGAGGTATCCTTTTATATCAATGAGTTGTGTGTATCATAAAATAGCAGCTGATTGTATGTCACTATAAACCCATGTAGCTGTCTTTTTAGAGGAAATGGTTAAAGGGGGGTGTGCTAGAACAaagcttttttgtgtgtgtgtgtgttcatccatCCATTCCTCCGTCCACCTGGTCAATTCCCAGAGAAAGCCACCATCAGGGTCCACCTCTTTCCACTATCATTCACATCTCTTGTCAAACACACAAGGCTACTGAATCCCAAACACCCAGTTTTGATGTGTGCAAGACTGCAGCATTACTTACACAATGTATGtagttttaaaataaacattacaagAAAAATTGAGGACTATCAATACTAAGCATTTTATTGCAGAAATCCTATATATTATACTGTTATAGTGATGATAAAGATTATTCTAGTATCTGCTGGTAAGGCAACGTCGGGAGAAGAATGTCTATACTAGGATTGTGAAGGTGGCCAGTATGATAGTGGGAGCACAGTTCAGTAGCTCAAACCACATATTCAATAAGTTTGTCCTTTCGCTCAGAATGTTCAGCTCAGCATCAACAGCATGCAGGGGTTTCACTTTAAGGTTAGAATTTTTCTTCACTAATTTAATCATTGAAAAATGTTAAGCATGAGAAGGTTGTGCTATCCAGCCAATAAGTAAATTTCAGATAATTGATGCTCTATCATAAGAAAGtaaactgcagtgtcttttcacatttcaaattGGTTTAATTGTTAGTGACTTGAACCAATGCTGCTACACATGTTTAGTACAGTGTGCTACTTACATGTTAACCTAGAACTGATGGCAAGCAAAACATCTTAGAGAAAAGCATGGTTTTGATGGGTTTcattccaaaacacaaacatttctttcaggaataaaagtcagctgatgtttactattaaacaacacagacaattGTATTTCCAATTCCAATGATATTTCATCATGAGTTCTATTTTCATGCAAGGATtcatttttgtcacacaaagaaagatgCCAATTTTCCCAAACGGTAGATTTCTCTTTTTGaacaaaactgttcatgttttaacatcACCAGAGTATGGACTTGCAGTATATATCAGATAATTTGGCAGCAATAGTGTTTTGCATTTAGCTTCTGTagctgtgtttttatattgCAAAGCAAAatgcagttattaatcttaaaggaaagctttcattgtgtgtggtgttttttttcatattgcattgcaatagcacatttaaagtgatcatataccaaacaactaatcagtgctgataatactctgtgctaatagataaaggagtgatgatgatacagtacatgctttgaattccttaGATATAACTATGCTGTGTTCTAAGCAGACCAGATGGCATGCAGCAGATGATGGAAGGCTCATTAATAAGAGACttttgacttgacttggactcgagctcaaagacttgagacttgacttggacttgcaaaaaaTGACGTGAGCATCTCTGTTCAGAGCACAAGCTCTCATCATCTGGCTTACGTTTTGCCCATATTTCTAGAAAAAACAGGGACAAGACTTTCTTCATTCCTGTCTCCATTCAAGCCTTGAACGCTGGTGGCAGGAGGAGGTAACTGCTGCTTAGTGAtggatgatgctgatgatgatacAAAGACAGTGACAACATTGTGATAAAAAAGATGTTTGGCCTGAATAAATAGAGCCCCTGAAAACTGCACACAAGACAAATGTGAACCTTTGAATTAGCATCCTTCACAAAAGGAAATTTTTTTTAGACCTTCGATTTCCAGAAGCACAGTTCTCCCTCTCAGAGCTTTATAGTGGTGATCTGCTCTTGGTTCTTCAGCTGAAGGGCCTCATTTTTTCTGGAAAGGGCCTTGATCTCCCAAAAAGATGTACAGAGGTCAGTTGTTTCAAAAGGCTGGTTGGTGCTTAGTCGGCAGCACTGTTCCTCGCTTGTCTTCTCAAACGCGGTGAAAACCTCCTCCTGTTGCAGGGGGTGGTTGTCTTGGCAGACCTCCTCCTATGCCCTTCATGTCTTTTTTGGAGAGTCTCAATGATGTCAATGGCCTCCAGCATGTAGTTATCTGCCCGGATCCTCAAAACCAGTTCTTCATCCAGCATCTTAGTGAGGTACACAATCTCTCCAACAAGAGATCCATGTGTCTTTTCCTTATTCTCCAGCCTGTCTGCCAGCATCTGGCTTTCAGCTgacaacttctcagtgagggTTCAGTCCTCCTCCAATGTTTAGAAAAGTGGTTCCCCCATTTCAACGGCCTCCAAtttgcttctctctcctcagtttCTGCTCTTCCTGCAGCCGTTGGTCGAAATCTTCAATGAGGGCCTCCTCCACCTCAAAATTCTTGAGGTTTTAAGTGTCTGCCTGGCCCCTCCATTCCTGCTCTTGCTGGAGCGTTTGCTGCAGCTCCAGGGTGTCATGATGAAGCTGATCCTGTTTGCTTTTCTCAAATTGGATCTGAGCTAAAAGCAGCCTGATATCAGCAGAATGCTCCTCTGAGCTCCTCTGCAGGTCTTCAAGTGTTTGGAAGAGAGTCTCTGTGATCTCGACAGCCaccagtttaacatttttgttgcaaacaaaaatcaaaagtatcagaaataaaagtactcattgGGCTGCAGAATGGCCTGTCATCGTAATCCTATCATgtcatataaaatacaatttgatTATTGTTACTATCACATTACAATTAATGTTGTAGCTGGCTGGGGTGAATCACTTTGGATAACTTAGTGTTTGGTAATTCGAcccttaaaggtccagtatgtaggaCTTACAGGCATCTAGCAGTGTGATTGCAGATTGGACATAGggcatttttaacattttcattaatttctcaggaaatacttcatggatcctgatgaaaaaaatatgtgtatttagATGCCAAGCAAGCAATTTTGTGTCTAAAGACTATAATAGCCGTCTATATGTAGGATTCACATCTAGGATAAAACACAGGTTAATTAGGGTTGTCGGTGCAAATTTAGTAGACTTCTATTTGAAGATGTTGCTTAAACGTTCACATTTAGACAATATTTCGCCATAATTTGGACTCACATGGTTTCAAgtgagaaatgtgaaaaatgacgATAAGCCCGCGGCAAACGCGAATGAACATAATATGAATAAACTATAATAATGtataaaacattacctcgtctaTGAACATTTCTACCTGAGTTACGTCAGatggattttcatcagcaatggtgttGGAGACAAcagctcccatgatcccatCGCTACTTCCgtctattgttttgtttgattgagAGACACCTAGCTGCAGAAATTTCATACTGTACCGTGCATTTAAAGCCTGTCTCAGAGGGGCTTACACAACTTGGGACAATTCTCAACTGTGCACAGGTGTAAGCCACCCtgagcatgtgtttgtgtcaactGTTGTATGTTTCTATGttatgttgtatgtttttatgctttctgcatgttttttttttacttgctgcAGCACAAACTGTCTGCTTGGggcaaataataaaactgacttgaccaCTTGATATGACAAAAGtgcaataaaatatttatgttCCTCGAACTCTCCAATTGTAGTAACAAGTAAGTTTACAATATCTAAAAGGATGATAAGGATAGgaaattttttattattactgcaTGAGCTTTTGTTATAACTGCATTTGTAAACCTTCCTAATTTGCGTCTTTCCTGGCCTTTTGCCTTTATATTTTCACTTAATAGTGCCTactttcctccccctcctgcccTCCATCCGTCCCTGCGAGTCTACCCAGACTTTTCTCCCATCAAGCCTGTAGCCTCAGATGGCACAAGGGTCACAGTTCAGACACAAGGCTCCTCATGATTGGCCAATGTGTTGGCACAAACTCAGAGTTCATTAGGGATAGATGAGGGAACGGGGTCTGTgcttgtatatgtgtgtgttggtgtcacgcgcgggggggggggggttcagACAGGCAGATCACCAGTCTCACACAAACATACCCACACACCCCTTGAACAAAAACAATGCTGTCTAAATAGGCAATTATGCTGGCACATCCAGGCCTAATCTAAAATATTACACAATCctgttgttttcttgtaaaGGTGGGAAATATTTAGAGTACTACGACAGGAAATACTGACAAGTGACAAGACGAAGCTCGATTTCgacactgaaaacactgattgATTCTCGTTGTAATCACGATCATCAGCCGATAATGAGTGTGTGCGCGCAACAGAGAGAgtgtttgggggggggggggggggggggggggggtttctcCCTAGACAGATTAAGGGGTCCAGCCAGCCTTCATATTTTGTCTAGTAGTGTCGTCTGCTGGGGCTCATCCGATTACTGAGCCACCCTTAACACTctctcaaaaacacacacacacatgtgcacacacacaatttaaaacaaaggaATAGGTTTACCAGCACATACACAAGTAAAGACTAGTATGCAAATGTGTGGAGACAATTATATTCCCACcacccacatacacacgcacatgtacacacgcacacatcagCATGATGCGCCGTCTTCCATTTCAGTTTCTGAACgcaacagacacaaagacactcTAATCCTTACATAATCCCCTTCTGCTACCAAACACCAAACTCTGGTCATATCaactctctctcccacacacaccagCTCGACTGATCCAAAACTACTTTCAAGTTTTTAGTTTTGTATTGGAACTAACTggttcacatgcaaaactgactGCAAGGGCTCAAAATGCACACAAACTAACATTGTCTTCTTGTTCAACTGCCTTAGGTTTATACTTTTGTAACTGTGGCATTAAAAATGACTGCTTTATTTCAGCAGGGCCCGTATTTTCAAATGCACACACTGGACCTGTGAGACACAATAAATTATCTGGAAATGATAACTTCCCCAACTTCTTCAGTACACTGATTCAGTCCTCATAGACACATCAACAGAgacatctagtggtgagttGTGGGACCTTCACGAAGGAAGGAATACAGCTAAGAAAAGGTTCTATGTGGGATAATTCCAGGAAATATAACTTTTTATTGCTTTggggaagatttttttttgcctgataAGCTGGTAAATTGGGCTGGGAGTGCTCCTATTACCattttttgatgtgtttttctcctttacTAGTGTCCATTATCATCATTTGAACTCGGGCTGTGCAATGATAAGTCGATTATGTCACTCTAAAGGTATTTGATAATTGATtcttcatttcagttatttgtcAAAGAACTCCTACCATTCTCTGGTGCCTCCACCCTCTCCAAAGCAATTATTTGATCCTTTTTTTCCTAGTCTATATCACTGTAAATTGAGTATCGTTGGGTTTGACTCTTGTTtgtaaaaaacaagacatttgcagATGTCATACTAACAAATGCAATggacatttgtcattttttgggGGGCATTTCGTAGATTAAACACTTGGGGATGAAACTTTATTATTGTAGGTttatctgtcaattattttcttgattaattggttaattgtttagtctataaaatgtcagaacattttgaaaaatgttgatcagtgtttcccaaagcccaggctgacatcctcaaatgtgtTGctctgtccacaacccaaacatttcagtttactgtcataggggaggaaagaagaaaccagaaaatattcacatttaagaagcaagAATCAAAGAATTTTTAcaaattatcaaataaattatCAAAGTAGTTTGTGATTAATTTTATAGTTGCcaactaattgattatttgttgcAGCTCGAACtcgattaattgtttttagtcatttaagTCACCTACCATTCTCTGGTGCCACCCTCTCCAATGTGATGATTTGTTGCTTGTTTCTCTATGTACTTGTAAACTGAGAATCGTTGggttttactgttgtttggacaaaacaatacatttaaaggcATCATCTTGAAAAATGCTCTGGACATTTTTTGTAACGTTTTATAGATCAAACTAGGCCTGTATGATATGGTAAAAATTCATATTGCagttattttgacagattttgtGTTACATGATTAGTGGAATGATAATTTTTGCACCAGAATTTACAgtacaaattattttttatgaatcaAACTCACCTAGTTTGTATGTCAGCACATACAGGACAGTCCAAGGGGTGCCGGGCACTGCCAGCAGCTTTCTCCACACCCTCCATGGCCTCACAGCGTCTGCTCCctgccctcctctcctgctgccaTCTGCCTGCTGGCCCCTCACAGTCTCATCATCCAGCACAGGGGCCCCCCACACAAACAGGGCCACGCCTGCGTACACAAACGTCAGCAACATGAACATCCAGCTCCATCCAGCCACGTCGATCACAGCCAGCAGCCCACCTCCAGCAAACACTGATCCAGCTTTATAGCCCACGACTTGGGCTGTGTTGCCCAGCCCCAGCTCCCCACGACCTTTCAACAACCCGACGGCGGCCCCGTCGACTGCAATATCCTGGACTGAGGCCAAGCTGTTCATGGCTAACAGGGTCCCTGCTACTCCCCAGATATGTGCTTCTGGGGCCACGGCAGCACTGGTGAGGCATGTCAGAGCCAGACCAGACACCGTCGCCACCAGCCAGCGACGTTTGGTGCCCACCCGGTCCACCAAAGGGGCCCAGAGCACTTTGAGGACCCATGGGAAGTAGAGGATCTTGGTGAAGCCGATGCGGGTGAGGGAATGACCAGCTCCACGCAGGTAGACTGGAAGCAGGGAAGATTGGAGACCATAGGGGATGCCCTGGACAAAGTAAAGCAGGCCCAAGAAGACTAGTTTGTCATTCATGATCTACACAGAAAGGGATCCTCTTGTTTTTTGAGCTGACACTGTTGTGGTCCATTGGTCAGGTCATTGTCTTTAATTCTGGTTATTGGGGAGGACTTCTAATGGAGAGGCTGAGCTACTTCAACTCACTGAcctgaaaggaaaagaaaagagagactgTGAGGTTCAGTTTTATTGGTGTTAAATCTCTGATAATGCTGAGATGACTAAAGCCAGTCACCACTCCTGCAGGCAGCCTTAAAAGGATGcgtctctgctgctctttaaCTGCTTCTCTGCCCAGCTCAGTTATCAGTAACGTTACCTGGCTAAGGTTAGCTCCTCAAAGTCAAATAACTTACATGTACATAAGCATGTTAGATATAACGGTGACCACGTGTTTTATCATTGAgttcaaatacaaacacaaatgtgacTTTGAGCCGCTGACATTTCGCTGACAGCTAtaacagttagcagttagctaaGTTTGCTGTCAAACTGGCTGTCTAGCTACCGTTAGCCTGCTAGCATGCTGCCATGCTAAGCTAAGTGAACGAAcagctttaaaacacatttgtacaaCATGTCAGTATTATTTAGGGGTTTGTTTCTATGAGAAATATAGTTCCGTATCTGTAATGAGATAAATCTTGAGGCATACTGGGAAAGAAAGTTGGTTAGCCTAGCGTTAGCACACCGGAGAAGCTGCACCGCTTGTTTATAGTTGTGGTCTGCATGAGCTAAGAGGTTGCCAGATTCGGGGACAGCGATCCCCCTTTTACGGATGAGAAACACGGAAGGGGTCGtgtttgttttatatgtgtTATGTAAAAACCCAAACACCTGCTTTCTGTCTATGAtctttatacattatatattacTTTATATGTAATACATAACAATACGGGGGAAATGATTTTACtaccaaacctggcaaccttAGGTCCCCTAATCACACTAAAATATACAATTGCTGTACTAGTATAAAGTATGTAGGCCTATATCATTTAATTAGGTGAGAGTACAGATACAATACTGTAAAAGTACTCTGTTTATTTAAAAGTCCTGCATAAAGTATTTAAGTATAATAGCATTAAAAAGTAAGAATTAAAAGTACTCACTGCAGAAAAATGGCCCAAGTGACTGTT encodes the following:
- the mfsd3 gene encoding major facilitator superfamily domain-containing protein 3; the encoded protein is MNDKLVFLGLLYFVQGIPYGLQSSLLPVYLRGAGHSLTRIGFTKILYFPWVLKVLWAPLVDRVGTKRRWLVATVSGLALTCLTSAAVAPEAHIWGVAGTLLAMNSLASVQDIAVDGAAVGLLKGRGELGLGNTAQVVGYKAGSVFAGGGLLAVIDVAGWSWMFMLLTFVYAGVALFVWGAPVLDDETVRGQQADGSRRGGQGADAVRPWRVWRKLLAVPGTPWTVLYVLTYKLGEQGAVTMFPLFLLDHHMTARELGFWNGVIAMGFSICGSSLGGLLLAQFSIGALMRRVFVLRTISMVFQSSLLTVLEPSPLMKGMAVLSMSVQHFLGGLITTLTFTTMMHCTQRAEESIQATHYSFLATLEVLGKLTFSALAGGVVDWFGFQVAFLFFLTLSAGTALHVWTATFTGALREHQLKEQPK